Proteins from a genomic interval of Xiphophorus maculatus strain JP 163 A chromosome 7, X_maculatus-5.0-male, whole genome shotgun sequence:
- the ikzf2 gene encoding zinc finger protein Helios isoform X3, whose protein sequence is MEMETSEDYSTSNGQCSSGKEDSRMVVDMSPPNVPAHPLGPNSPNEVAIKQEEDLVEDGDNSSTAPEEMGHPGDEGATPEESTTSSPHNGQDGSGPNAPSDAGIRQQNGDRPFQCNQCGVSFTQKGNLLRHIKLHTGEKPFKCPFCSYACRRRDALTGHLRTHAVGKPHKCNFCGRSYKQRTSLEEHKERCHSYLSLDPGAHTGPYTGDVPKGGMAEAGSMPAFDRPPVIERLPTNVGKRKSTTPQKFVGEKLRYSYPDIGYHEMRLKYENHPELIPPHMMDQAINNAMTYLGSDTLRPMLHHPGPSVSMAEVVPIVNPLYHHVLPFSQQPERPGNCETLPPHPPQSQEFPSHPTSNGATSLTRQNKQPQASQEESASNSGVDSADSARSSPQERQGYLNSSAAAVLRSRASPAVGSGERVIDASPRSGTGVGAGMMRVATERPVGHEGVRVFARDGHELRAFQCEHCRLLFLDHVMYTIHMGCHGYRDPLECNICGHRSKDRYEFSSHIVRGEHTFH, encoded by the exons GTAACGGCCAATGCTCTTCCGGCAAGGAGGACTCGAGAATGGTGGTGGATATGTCACCACCTAATGTACCAGCACATCCCCTGGGTCCTAattcccccaatg aAGTGGCTATAAAGCAAGAGGAAGATCTGGTGGAAGATGGTGACAACAGCAGCACAGCACCTGAAGAAATGGGTCACCCAGGAGATGAAGGAGCAACACCGGAGGAATCTACGACTAGCAGCCCACACAATGGACAAGATGGGTCTGGACCAAATGCACCATCAGATGCAGGGATTCGACAGCAAAATG GTGACAGGCCTTTCCAGTGCAACCAGTGCGGTGTATCGTTCACCCAGAAGGGGAACCTGTTGCGACACATTAAGCTGCACACAGGTGAAAAACCCTTCAAGTGCCCCTTCTGCAGCTATGCTTGCCGACGCCGTGATGCCCTCACTGGCCATCTTCGTACTCATGCTG TTGGCAAACCACACAAGTGCAACTTCTGTGGACGGAGTTACAAACAACGGACATCTCTGGAGGAGCACAAAGAGCGTTGTCACAGTTACCTCAGCTTGGATCCTGGTGCCCACACAGGCCCTTACACAG GTGACGTTCCAAAAGGGGGCATGGCTGAGGCCGGCAGTATGCCAGCCTTTGATCGGCCACCTGTCATTGAAAGACTGCCCACTAACGTTGGCAAGAGGAAGAGCACTACACCTCAAAAATTTGTGG gaGAAAAGCTTCGCTACAGCTACCCTGATATCGGCTATCATGAGATGCGCTTGAAATATGAAAATCATCCTGAATTGATACCACCCCACATGATGGACCAGGCTATCAACAATGCCATGACATACTTGGGATCAGATACCCTCCGTCCTATGCTCCACCATCCAGGTCCATCTGTATCTATGGCTGAGGTTGTTCCCATTGTCAATCCCCTGTATCACCATGTTCTACCATTTAGCCAGCAACCAGAGCGTCCAGGAAACTGCGAAACACTTCCACCACATCCACCCCAATCCCAAGAGTTTCCCAGCCACCCCACTTCGAATGGCGCTACGTCCTTAACTCGGCAGAACAAGCAACCTCAGGCATCACAGGAGGAATCAGCAAGCAACAGTGGCGTTGATTCGGCTGACTCGGCTCGAAGCAGCCCTCAGGAAAGGCAGGGGTACCTGAACTCCAGCGCAGCTGCAGTCCTCAGGTCACGAGCCAGTCCAGCTGTGGGCTCTGGTGAGCGAGTTATTGATGCGTCACCCAGGAGTGGGACAGGAGTGGGAGCAGGGATGATGCGTGTGGCAACAGAGCGGCCAGTGGGCCATGAAGGGGTGCGGGTGTTCGCTCGAGACGGCCATGAGCTGCGAGCCTTTCAGTGTGAGCACTGTCGACTGCTCTTTCTGGACCACGTCATGTACACCATCCACATGGGTTGCCACGGTTACAGAGATCCCCTGGAGTGCAACATCTGTGGTCACCGAAGCAAAGATCGCTATGAGTTCTCCTCGCACATAGTTCGAGGGGAGCACACTTTCCATTAA
- the ikzf2 gene encoding zinc finger protein Helios isoform X1 yields the protein MQESQAERKKKKNIEQEKHALPQWQQKWPYTLLVAEELFFRTSEEMEMETSEDYSTSNGQCSSGKEDSRMVVDMSPPNVPAHPLGPNSPNEVAIKQEEDLVEDGDNSSTAPEEMGHPGDEGATPEESTTSSPHNGQDGSGPNAPSDAGIRQQNGDRPFQCNQCGVSFTQKGNLLRHIKLHTGEKPFKCPFCSYACRRRDALTGHLRTHAVGKPHKCNFCGRSYKQRTSLEEHKERCHSYLSLDPGAHTGPYTGDVPKGGMAEAGSMPAFDRPPVIERLPTNVGKRKSTTPQKFVGEKLRYSYPDIGYHEMRLKYENHPELIPPHMMDQAINNAMTYLGSDTLRPMLHHPGPSVSMAEVVPIVNPLYHHVLPFSQQPERPGNCETLPPHPPQSQEFPSHPTSNGATSLTRQNKQPQASQEESASNSGVDSADSARSSPQERQGYLNSSAAAVLRSRASPAVGSGERVIDASPRSGTGVGAGMMRVATERPVGHEGVRVFARDGHELRAFQCEHCRLLFLDHVMYTIHMGCHGYRDPLECNICGHRSKDRYEFSSHIVRGEHTFH from the exons GTAACGGCCAATGCTCTTCCGGCAAGGAGGACTCGAGAATGGTGGTGGATATGTCACCACCTAATGTACCAGCACATCCCCTGGGTCCTAattcccccaatg aAGTGGCTATAAAGCAAGAGGAAGATCTGGTGGAAGATGGTGACAACAGCAGCACAGCACCTGAAGAAATGGGTCACCCAGGAGATGAAGGAGCAACACCGGAGGAATCTACGACTAGCAGCCCACACAATGGACAAGATGGGTCTGGACCAAATGCACCATCAGATGCAGGGATTCGACAGCAAAATG GTGACAGGCCTTTCCAGTGCAACCAGTGCGGTGTATCGTTCACCCAGAAGGGGAACCTGTTGCGACACATTAAGCTGCACACAGGTGAAAAACCCTTCAAGTGCCCCTTCTGCAGCTATGCTTGCCGACGCCGTGATGCCCTCACTGGCCATCTTCGTACTCATGCTG TTGGCAAACCACACAAGTGCAACTTCTGTGGACGGAGTTACAAACAACGGACATCTCTGGAGGAGCACAAAGAGCGTTGTCACAGTTACCTCAGCTTGGATCCTGGTGCCCACACAGGCCCTTACACAG GTGACGTTCCAAAAGGGGGCATGGCTGAGGCCGGCAGTATGCCAGCCTTTGATCGGCCACCTGTCATTGAAAGACTGCCCACTAACGTTGGCAAGAGGAAGAGCACTACACCTCAAAAATTTGTGG gaGAAAAGCTTCGCTACAGCTACCCTGATATCGGCTATCATGAGATGCGCTTGAAATATGAAAATCATCCTGAATTGATACCACCCCACATGATGGACCAGGCTATCAACAATGCCATGACATACTTGGGATCAGATACCCTCCGTCCTATGCTCCACCATCCAGGTCCATCTGTATCTATGGCTGAGGTTGTTCCCATTGTCAATCCCCTGTATCACCATGTTCTACCATTTAGCCAGCAACCAGAGCGTCCAGGAAACTGCGAAACACTTCCACCACATCCACCCCAATCCCAAGAGTTTCCCAGCCACCCCACTTCGAATGGCGCTACGTCCTTAACTCGGCAGAACAAGCAACCTCAGGCATCACAGGAGGAATCAGCAAGCAACAGTGGCGTTGATTCGGCTGACTCGGCTCGAAGCAGCCCTCAGGAAAGGCAGGGGTACCTGAACTCCAGCGCAGCTGCAGTCCTCAGGTCACGAGCCAGTCCAGCTGTGGGCTCTGGTGAGCGAGTTATTGATGCGTCACCCAGGAGTGGGACAGGAGTGGGAGCAGGGATGATGCGTGTGGCAACAGAGCGGCCAGTGGGCCATGAAGGGGTGCGGGTGTTCGCTCGAGACGGCCATGAGCTGCGAGCCTTTCAGTGTGAGCACTGTCGACTGCTCTTTCTGGACCACGTCATGTACACCATCCACATGGGTTGCCACGGTTACAGAGATCCCCTGGAGTGCAACATCTGTGGTCACCGAAGCAAAGATCGCTATGAGTTCTCCTCGCACATAGTTCGAGGGGAGCACACTTTCCATTAA
- the ikzf2 gene encoding zinc finger protein Helios isoform X2 yields the protein MVHLCQTRLLLETQENVTSEEMEMETSEDYSTSNGQCSSGKEDSRMVVDMSPPNVPAHPLGPNSPNEVAIKQEEDLVEDGDNSSTAPEEMGHPGDEGATPEESTTSSPHNGQDGSGPNAPSDAGIRQQNGDRPFQCNQCGVSFTQKGNLLRHIKLHTGEKPFKCPFCSYACRRRDALTGHLRTHAVGKPHKCNFCGRSYKQRTSLEEHKERCHSYLSLDPGAHTGPYTGDVPKGGMAEAGSMPAFDRPPVIERLPTNVGKRKSTTPQKFVGEKLRYSYPDIGYHEMRLKYENHPELIPPHMMDQAINNAMTYLGSDTLRPMLHHPGPSVSMAEVVPIVNPLYHHVLPFSQQPERPGNCETLPPHPPQSQEFPSHPTSNGATSLTRQNKQPQASQEESASNSGVDSADSARSSPQERQGYLNSSAAAVLRSRASPAVGSGERVIDASPRSGTGVGAGMMRVATERPVGHEGVRVFARDGHELRAFQCEHCRLLFLDHVMYTIHMGCHGYRDPLECNICGHRSKDRYEFSSHIVRGEHTFH from the exons GTAACGGCCAATGCTCTTCCGGCAAGGAGGACTCGAGAATGGTGGTGGATATGTCACCACCTAATGTACCAGCACATCCCCTGGGTCCTAattcccccaatg aAGTGGCTATAAAGCAAGAGGAAGATCTGGTGGAAGATGGTGACAACAGCAGCACAGCACCTGAAGAAATGGGTCACCCAGGAGATGAAGGAGCAACACCGGAGGAATCTACGACTAGCAGCCCACACAATGGACAAGATGGGTCTGGACCAAATGCACCATCAGATGCAGGGATTCGACAGCAAAATG GTGACAGGCCTTTCCAGTGCAACCAGTGCGGTGTATCGTTCACCCAGAAGGGGAACCTGTTGCGACACATTAAGCTGCACACAGGTGAAAAACCCTTCAAGTGCCCCTTCTGCAGCTATGCTTGCCGACGCCGTGATGCCCTCACTGGCCATCTTCGTACTCATGCTG TTGGCAAACCACACAAGTGCAACTTCTGTGGACGGAGTTACAAACAACGGACATCTCTGGAGGAGCACAAAGAGCGTTGTCACAGTTACCTCAGCTTGGATCCTGGTGCCCACACAGGCCCTTACACAG GTGACGTTCCAAAAGGGGGCATGGCTGAGGCCGGCAGTATGCCAGCCTTTGATCGGCCACCTGTCATTGAAAGACTGCCCACTAACGTTGGCAAGAGGAAGAGCACTACACCTCAAAAATTTGTGG gaGAAAAGCTTCGCTACAGCTACCCTGATATCGGCTATCATGAGATGCGCTTGAAATATGAAAATCATCCTGAATTGATACCACCCCACATGATGGACCAGGCTATCAACAATGCCATGACATACTTGGGATCAGATACCCTCCGTCCTATGCTCCACCATCCAGGTCCATCTGTATCTATGGCTGAGGTTGTTCCCATTGTCAATCCCCTGTATCACCATGTTCTACCATTTAGCCAGCAACCAGAGCGTCCAGGAAACTGCGAAACACTTCCACCACATCCACCCCAATCCCAAGAGTTTCCCAGCCACCCCACTTCGAATGGCGCTACGTCCTTAACTCGGCAGAACAAGCAACCTCAGGCATCACAGGAGGAATCAGCAAGCAACAGTGGCGTTGATTCGGCTGACTCGGCTCGAAGCAGCCCTCAGGAAAGGCAGGGGTACCTGAACTCCAGCGCAGCTGCAGTCCTCAGGTCACGAGCCAGTCCAGCTGTGGGCTCTGGTGAGCGAGTTATTGATGCGTCACCCAGGAGTGGGACAGGAGTGGGAGCAGGGATGATGCGTGTGGCAACAGAGCGGCCAGTGGGCCATGAAGGGGTGCGGGTGTTCGCTCGAGACGGCCATGAGCTGCGAGCCTTTCAGTGTGAGCACTGTCGACTGCTCTTTCTGGACCACGTCATGTACACCATCCACATGGGTTGCCACGGTTACAGAGATCCCCTGGAGTGCAACATCTGTGGTCACCGAAGCAAAGATCGCTATGAGTTCTCCTCGCACATAGTTCGAGGGGAGCACACTTTCCATTAA
- the ikzf2 gene encoding zinc finger protein Helios isoform X4, producing the protein MVVDMSPPNVPAHPLGPNSPNEVAIKQEEDLVEDGDNSSTAPEEMGHPGDEGATPEESTTSSPHNGQDGSGPNAPSDAGIRQQNGDRPFQCNQCGVSFTQKGNLLRHIKLHTGEKPFKCPFCSYACRRRDALTGHLRTHAVGKPHKCNFCGRSYKQRTSLEEHKERCHSYLSLDPGAHTGPYTGDVPKGGMAEAGSMPAFDRPPVIERLPTNVGKRKSTTPQKFVGEKLRYSYPDIGYHEMRLKYENHPELIPPHMMDQAINNAMTYLGSDTLRPMLHHPGPSVSMAEVVPIVNPLYHHVLPFSQQPERPGNCETLPPHPPQSQEFPSHPTSNGATSLTRQNKQPQASQEESASNSGVDSADSARSSPQERQGYLNSSAAAVLRSRASPAVGSGERVIDASPRSGTGVGAGMMRVATERPVGHEGVRVFARDGHELRAFQCEHCRLLFLDHVMYTIHMGCHGYRDPLECNICGHRSKDRYEFSSHIVRGEHTFH; encoded by the exons ATGGTGGTGGATATGTCACCACCTAATGTACCAGCACATCCCCTGGGTCCTAattcccccaatg aAGTGGCTATAAAGCAAGAGGAAGATCTGGTGGAAGATGGTGACAACAGCAGCACAGCACCTGAAGAAATGGGTCACCCAGGAGATGAAGGAGCAACACCGGAGGAATCTACGACTAGCAGCCCACACAATGGACAAGATGGGTCTGGACCAAATGCACCATCAGATGCAGGGATTCGACAGCAAAATG GTGACAGGCCTTTCCAGTGCAACCAGTGCGGTGTATCGTTCACCCAGAAGGGGAACCTGTTGCGACACATTAAGCTGCACACAGGTGAAAAACCCTTCAAGTGCCCCTTCTGCAGCTATGCTTGCCGACGCCGTGATGCCCTCACTGGCCATCTTCGTACTCATGCTG TTGGCAAACCACACAAGTGCAACTTCTGTGGACGGAGTTACAAACAACGGACATCTCTGGAGGAGCACAAAGAGCGTTGTCACAGTTACCTCAGCTTGGATCCTGGTGCCCACACAGGCCCTTACACAG GTGACGTTCCAAAAGGGGGCATGGCTGAGGCCGGCAGTATGCCAGCCTTTGATCGGCCACCTGTCATTGAAAGACTGCCCACTAACGTTGGCAAGAGGAAGAGCACTACACCTCAAAAATTTGTGG gaGAAAAGCTTCGCTACAGCTACCCTGATATCGGCTATCATGAGATGCGCTTGAAATATGAAAATCATCCTGAATTGATACCACCCCACATGATGGACCAGGCTATCAACAATGCCATGACATACTTGGGATCAGATACCCTCCGTCCTATGCTCCACCATCCAGGTCCATCTGTATCTATGGCTGAGGTTGTTCCCATTGTCAATCCCCTGTATCACCATGTTCTACCATTTAGCCAGCAACCAGAGCGTCCAGGAAACTGCGAAACACTTCCACCACATCCACCCCAATCCCAAGAGTTTCCCAGCCACCCCACTTCGAATGGCGCTACGTCCTTAACTCGGCAGAACAAGCAACCTCAGGCATCACAGGAGGAATCAGCAAGCAACAGTGGCGTTGATTCGGCTGACTCGGCTCGAAGCAGCCCTCAGGAAAGGCAGGGGTACCTGAACTCCAGCGCAGCTGCAGTCCTCAGGTCACGAGCCAGTCCAGCTGTGGGCTCTGGTGAGCGAGTTATTGATGCGTCACCCAGGAGTGGGACAGGAGTGGGAGCAGGGATGATGCGTGTGGCAACAGAGCGGCCAGTGGGCCATGAAGGGGTGCGGGTGTTCGCTCGAGACGGCCATGAGCTGCGAGCCTTTCAGTGTGAGCACTGTCGACTGCTCTTTCTGGACCACGTCATGTACACCATCCACATGGGTTGCCACGGTTACAGAGATCCCCTGGAGTGCAACATCTGTGGTCACCGAAGCAAAGATCGCTATGAGTTCTCCTCGCACATAGTTCGAGGGGAGCACACTTTCCATTAA